Genomic DNA from Candidatus Nitronereus thalassa:
TACCGTTAAATGATAAGTCCTTAAACCCCAATCAAGGCTATTAGGATGAAACTCGTCAGGAGTTTTTGTTAAATCCATATCAGCATTACTTTTCGTACTCGCATGAACTCTAGGATGGAGAATGCCAGACCAAGAAGGTTTTTCTTGATAATGATCAAGATGAAAAAAGTCATAATCAACAATTTTTCCCAAATCCACCATTTGATATTTAGTCTGAAGCCGTATTATCATTTCGACTTCCATCCAGTCATAGTAAATCATGGTTTCATTGTATCCACCACATTCTTCCCATATCTTTTTTGTTAAAAGAAAGATCCCTACGTAACTCGTCCAAAATAAGTCTGGGTAATGGGGATTATAGTTCCAAACCTTCAAAGCATCCCCATAGTCCTCGATATATTTTTCCACATAGGCGAATTTCGGGCATTGCACGGAAAATCGATAAGGAATACTTTTTCGATTTGCGAACAAAATAGCATTCTCGTAGTCACTCCCCCCTTGGGAGGAATGCCCTAGAACTTCAAAAAACCATCGCAAAAATTTTTCCCCAACAAGAGTATCTTGATCTATTCGTCCAATATAGTTTCCTTTTGCAACTCGCGCCGCTGCATTCAACGAATGCACCTCTGAAAATGGGCTGTCCTTCTGACATTTTTTTGCTATAGAAGGAGGGATACATATGAAACGAACAATATCTTTACCTGCCCGATCAATATTAAGCACATCTCGAATGGGAGTGGAACTCCCCCAATCGGCAATGATAATTTCCGCCTCTTGGACTCTATCAACCTTCACTAAATTCTTGATGAGATAATTTACCGTCGTTTCCAGCCTCCACATGGGATTTCCCATATAGTTGTCATTCCTGGAACAGACAATAAAAGAAATTTTTGGGCTCATATTTGTCATTCTATGCATTTCCTTATTTCAGAAAGAACATTGCCGTTTGTTACATGAAATCAAAATTCAAAAAAAACCCTTATTAGCTCCTCAACGATCTCTTACCTATTCACATTTACGTCTGTTGCTAAAATCTTATATGGCCCAATTTCCTGAAGCCACACTCTGCACGGTTTTGTTCTCAACAGGATTTTCTTTACCAGGAAATACCTGATCAATAATTTGTTCAGGGAGATAGTTGAGGCCAATCAAACATTCAAGAATTTCCTTAAGGTTGGCTTCTGGAGTATCCAAATCGGTATGCACGACTAATTCTGGATTATCTGGTGGCTCATAAGGATCTGACACCCCGGTAAAATTTTTGATCTCTCCCCGACAGGCTTTGGCATACAACCCTTTGACATCACGATCTATACATTTTTGCAAAGGGCAATTAACATAAATTTCTACAAATTTTCCAATTTCAGTTCTTGCTCGATCTCGCGTTTCGTGAAAGGGCGAAATGGCTGCAACGATAGGAATCGCGCCAACCTTGGTTAATAATTTTGCCACGTATGCGATTCGTCGAATATTTTCATCTCGATCTGCCTTTGAAAATCCTAGCCCTTTCGTAAGACGTTGACGAATTTCGTCCCCATCTAAAATCACTACAGGAAGACCTGCTTCCTCTAAACTCTGGCATACCAAACGGGACAACGTACTCTTACCTGAACTCGGAAGTCCGGTTAACCAAATTGTAAAACCACTGTTTAATTTCATGTCTCTCATGTCATTCTCCTTTTTCTCCATCTCGAATATACTGAATGGAGGAAAGCTAAGTACCTTAAAAAATAGATTTCTTCCT
This window encodes:
- the cysC gene encoding adenylyl-sulfate kinase, with amino-acid sequence MRDMKLNSGFTIWLTGLPSSGKSTLSRLVCQSLEEAGLPVVILDGDEIRQRLTKGLGFSKADRDENIRRIAYVAKLLTKVGAIPIVAAISPFHETRDRARTEIGKFVEIYVNCPLQKCIDRDVKGLYAKACRGEIKNFTGVSDPYEPPDNPELVVHTDLDTPEANLKEILECLIGLNYLPEQIIDQVFPGKENPVENKTVQSVASGNWAI